The Theileria orientalis strain Shintoku DNA, chromosome 3, complete genome genome window below encodes:
- a CDS encoding histone H3 has translation MARTKQTARKSTGGKAPRKQLATKAARKTAPVTAGVKKPHRYRPGTVALREIRKFQKSTELLIRKLPFQRLVREIAQDYKSDLRFQSQAVLALQEAAEAYLVGLFEDTNLCAIHAKRVTIMPKDVHLARRIRGERA, from the coding sequence ATGGCAAGGACAAAACAAACCGCTCGCAAATCAACAGGTGGCAAAGCTCCAAGAAAACAGCTCGCAACGAAGGCTGCCAGGAAGACCGCGCCCGTCACCGCTGGCGTCAAGAAGCCACATAGGTATCGCCCAGGTACCGTCGCACTCAGGGAAATCAGGAAGTTCCAAAAGTCCACTGAGCTTTTGATCAGGAAGCTTCCTTTCCAGAGACTAGTCCGTGAAATTGCTCAGGACTACAAAAGTGATTTAAGGTTCCAGTCCCAGGCGGTTCTGGCTCTCCAGGAAGCCGCAGAGGCCTACTTGGTTGGCCTTTTCGAGGACACCAACTTGTGTGCTATCCACGCAAAGAGGGTAACCATAATGCCAAAGGATGTGCACTTGGCCAGGAGAATCAGGGGAGAGAGAGCTTAA
- a CDS encoding uncharacterized protein (protein of unknown function DUF529 repeat containing protein): MYTYKLYVFVIYLLSLRWTVCASGEEAVSTKTNITFDLRKLKEHGGTSEATANHNVKHTTFTTPEGKVVDKVVYDTVDVWVATNYSGKTLKKLVVTDKRHVLQLLDVVLVNSAADAAQEEHVYYKKQKKEFKVIQERDYKVQKGQLSGRPAMLTDPWFIYDFGDKESYSKFVGQNNYLLDGVWKTTYSPYHGKPSLIRDGTQQLWTLGNDGKHVTRVDIFEFDADKLLVLYVGDFEGKYFHKLKTASQWTSLESESVFNTKANEFKTKYFTTELEYDLAVRPDYNKFLVNRSTVGNLNYLTLFPTKAYSLNKLKFGNEVLWSSDNKENRVYAMKLTLLGYEVKTVQLAVTKGATKLDPQSDVYYYHKDTSNTFKTKTKEEYQAAVDSVKASSDRNASFTYLNTWEQVASKLDLLNYNPEEFTVQTTEGTGGVVTVTLTPKENMWFSSVGFGTVNVWPPSDNSVNNPAVKRVVVVKKNSLLQLVHLTASGTVTLENAGAVDTDYFFKKNGDAFDTVENSTTFDSHKTSLQGEGGLLDPHVHLDVNTEQLDETYYTVTTNREDGVDKKVVAVKTLKVTKLTNFKTDLWTKPSGSSDSHATGYEMYTFGEKKLLKVLVNNGASSTGNTTFEKSGANAQWTAFSDNFNSKLLAMKTPSNWESVELDVSVSPSLTNFDVVATRLKGNRTKLLLTPKKNKKVTKVKLGTTKDFFTTADDNRAHKVELYLETYEAKFVKVFVWKDVTTDNTHQLTEEKHFHNGTNWVTENFDEKLKEFEAEDNTVPFTYSENWVRPPTTFDPKAFSETYFGKADATAELVKTTTYTPREGTAVNKVSLYGDKVWPDGDQPDATKKLVELKVLSKNDMVQLVHLTNAVVATPSTSENLYYKKVTDRYEKLANENEFNMLKNSLSKADEYVDDKVKLDLSATEEASTKLFEKETTLEDGVEKTVVTVKAGKLFEVSASPALWTSTDGSYVTKLERYALDGMQLLVLHITKPSGTTETKYFEKPLSPPVAPSQPALNDKTAFFAKLNKAKAAVTHQDVSLDVQAYNTTDKYEVKQVTEGTATLFKVYPKKTYRVTGLVNGSGNNLWTKSEDGERLVEAFFYVHESNVKFVRAVVWAKDHTDESKDKLLHYKLENGRFVDKDATAFAKELRELTTVPLTPLATETIVQPPPTPSLFRKFYLSDNVDPKVFELTERKKGEYKLKNYTPKQDMFVNMVETQHGVLWKASNVGDVMKSTFFAVKDDTALAHLTVVVNSLPTHLFFKFDTDRWLALDSNTYVDLYTKAGLTSASR; the protein is encoded by the exons ATGTATACATACAAATTATACGTGTTTgtcatatatttacttagTTTAAGGTGGACAGTTTGCGCTTCAGGTGAAGAGGCTGTTTCCACAAAAACTAATATTACTTTCGACCTCAGGAAATTAAAGGAACATGGTGGTACAAGCGAAGCTACAGCTAATCACAATGTGAAACATACAACTTTTACAACTCCTGAAGGCAAAGTTGTAGACAAAGTTGTATACGATACCGTTGATGTGTGGGTTGCTACAAATTACTCGGGCAAAACTTTAAAGAAATTAGTGGTTACCGATAAGAGACACGTCCTTCAATTGCTTGATGTAGTGTTAGTAAACTCAGCTGCAGATGCAGCTCAAGAAGAACATGTGTACTATAAAAAGCAAAAGAAGGAATTTAAAGTAATACAAGAACGTGACTACAAGGTACAAAAGGGGCAACTTAGCGGCAGACCAGCTATGCTTACCGACCCTTGGTTTATATACGATTTTGGAGATAAGGAATCTTATTCCAAGTTCGTAGGACAGAATAATTATCTGTTGGATGGAGTGTGGAAAACAACGTACTCACCGTATCACGGTAAGCCTTCCCTAATAAGAGATGGAACCCAACAACTATGGACCCTTGGAAATGACGGTAAACATGTTACTAGAGTCGATATTTTCGAGTTTGACGCCGATAAGCTTTTAGTTCTTTATGTCGGAGATTTCGAAGGTAAATACTTCCATAAATTGAAAACAGCATCTCAATGGACATCTCTTGAAAGTGAGagtgtttttaatacaaaagCAAATGAATTTAAGACCAAATATTTTACCACAGAATTGGAATACGATCTCGCCGTCAGACCTGATTATAACAAGTTTTTGGTAAACAGATCTACAGTTGGTAATTTGAACTATTTAACCCTTTTCCCAACTAAAGCGTATTCATTAAACAAGCTTAAATTCGGAAATGAGGTACTATGGAGCTCTGATAATAAGGAGAATAGAGTTTATGCAATGAAGTTAACGCTCTTGGGTTACGAAGTTAAGACTGTACAATTAGCAGTTACAAAGGGTGCCACCAAATTGGATCCACAATCCGACGTTTATTACTATCACAAAGACACATCTAATACTTTCAAGACTAAGACCAAGGAGGAATACCAAGCCGCCGTAGATTCAGTGAAAGCATCTTCTGATAGGAATGCTTCctttacttatttaaatacatggGAACAGGTTGCCTCAAAGTTggatttattaaattataaccCAGAAGAATTCACCGTTCAGACCACTGAAGGCACGGGAGGCGTCGTTACAGTAACTTTGACTCCTAAGGAGAATATGTGGTTCTCCAGTGTTGGTTTTGGCACTGTTAATGTGTGGCCACCCTCGGACAATTCGGTAAATAACCCTGCAGTGAAAAGAGTAGTTGTTGTTAAAAAGAATTCACTTTTGCAGTTAGTACATTTGACTGCATCTGGGACTGTAACTCTGGAGAATGCCGGCGCTGTTGACACAGACTACTTCTTCAAAAAGAACGGGGATGCATTTGATACAGTAGAAAATTCGACAACTTTTGATTCTCATAAAACATCTTTGCAAGGTGAAGGGGGCCTTCTTGATCCACACGTTCATCTGGATGTTAATACTGAACAATTGGATGAGACGTACTACACCGTTACGACCAACCGTGAAGACGGAGTGGACAAGAAAGTTGTAGCAGTGAAAACCCTTAAGGTAACAAAGTTAACGAATTTCAAGACTGATCTTTGGACAAAGCCGTCAGGCTCATCAGACTCACACGCTACCGGCTATGAGATGTATACATTTGGGGAAAAGAAACTTTTGAAGGTACTAGTTAACAACGGTGCGTCCTCCACTGGTAATACAACATTCGAAAAATCAGGAGCAAATGCCCAATGGACAGCTTTCAGTGACAATTTTAACTCAAAATTGCTCGCCATGAAGACGCCATCCAATTGGGAGTCAGTTGAGTTGGATGTATCGGTTAGTCCATCACTTACAAACTTCGATGTAGTTGCCACTCGCTTAAAGGGAAACAGAACAAAGTTGCTTCTCACTCCGAAAAAGAACAAGAAGGTCACCAAAGTTAAGCTAGGAACAACGAAGGATTTTTTCACTACAGCTGATGACAATAGGGCACATAAGGTTGAGTTGTACCTGGAAACCTACGAAGCCAAATTCGTTAAAGTATTCGTATGGAAAGATGTTACCACCGACAATACTCATCAATTGACTGAAGAGAAACATTTTCACAATGGAACTAATTGGGTTACAGAAAATTTTGATGAAAAGTTGAAGGAATTTGAAGCCGAGGATAACACCGTTCCATTCACTTACAGTGAAAACTGGGTTCGCCCACCAACTACATTTGACCCAAAAGCATTCAGTGAAACATACTTTGGTAAAGCAGATGCAACAGCCGAATTAGTTAAAACGACGACATATACACCTAGGGAAGGAACAGCTGTAAACAAAGTTTCACTTTATGGAGATAAAGTTTGGCCAGATGGAGACCAGCCGGATGCAACCAAGAAGCTAGTTGAATTAAAAGTTTTATCTAAGAACGATATGGTACAGTTGGTGCATCTAACAAACGCAGTTGTTGCAACTCCTTCAACATCTGAAAACCTATATTACAAAAAGGTGACCGATAGATATGAGAAGCTGGCTAATGAAAACGAATTTAACATGTTGAAGAATAGCCTTTCCAAAGCAGATGAATACGTTGACGATAAGGTGAAGTTGGATTTGTCAGCAACAGAGGAAGCAAGCACTAAGTTATTTGAGAAGGAAACAACCCTGGAAGATGGTGTGGAGAAGACAGTGGTTACTGTTAAGGCAGGTAAATTGTTCGAAGTATCAGCAAGTCCCGCTTTGTGGACGTCGACTGACGGATCATACGTGACTAAACTGGAAAGATACGCGCTTGATGGTATGCAACTTCTTGTTCTCCACATAACAAAACCCAGTGGTACCACCGAGACGAAATACTTTGAAAAACCATTATCTCCACCTGTGGCACCATCTCAGCCGG CACTTAATGATAAGACGGCATTCTTTgcaaaattaaacaagGCCAAGGCCGCTGTAACACACCAAGATGTATCGCTTGATGTTCAAGCCTACAACACCACTGATAAGTATGAAGTTAAACAGGTTACAGAAGGAACAGCAACATTATTCAAGGTTTATCCAAAGAAAACTTACAGAGTAACTGGTTTAGTCAATGGTTCAGGTAACAACCTTTGGACTAAATCAGAGGATGGTGAAAGGTTGGTGGAAGCATTTTTTTATGTACACGAATCAAACGTTAAATTTGTTAGGGCAGTTGTATGGGCAAAAGATCACACAGATGAATCCAAAGATAAACTATTGCACTATAAACTAGAAAATGGTCGATTCGTAGATAAAGATGCGACTGCTTTTGCAAAAGAATTGAGAGAACTTACAACGGTTCCACTTACACCGTTGGCTACAGAAACTATCGTTCAGCCACCGCCGACGCCATCCCTGTTCCGCAAGTTCTACCTGTCGGACAATGTGGATCCCAAGGTATTCGAACTGACagagaggaagaagggagAATataagctgaagaactACACGCCGAAGCAAGACATGTTTGTCAATATGGTGGAAACACAGCACGGAGTACTGTGGAAGGCAAGCAATGTTGGAGACGTTATGAAATCGACATTCTTCGCGGTCAAAGATGACACAGCACTGGCGCATCTGACCGTGGTGGTAAATTCACTCCCAACACACTTGTTCTTCAAGTTTGATACGGACAGATGGCTTGCGTTAGATAGTAACACGTATGTTGACCTGTATACGAAAGCCGGACTGACATCGGCTTCTAGGTAA